The following coding sequences lie in one Streptomyces sp. NBC_00510 genomic window:
- a CDS encoding family 2 encapsulin nanocompartment cargo protein terpene cyclase — protein sequence MTTHPTAFTLPGPPSPARSARARRHGAIPGLLYRPAVPADPEKVQEVDLRVEAWARANDLFPAAWQGDFAGFQFGRAVVLQHPGAADLERLTAAGKLLLAENIVDSCYCEEDEGRGGARKGLGGRLVIAQSALDPYHGTPALEEEWRQGVRADGPLRSYHLALRDFAVLATPSQTDRFVHDVARLHLGYLAEAAWAETRYVPKVWEYLVMRQFNNFRPCLSIVDAVDGYELPEQAYARPEIQRITALACNATTIVNDLYSFTKELASDPAHLNLPQVVAANERCGLKAAYLRSVEIHNTIMAAFEEESALLSATSPLVERYARGLAAWVSGNHEWHATNSHRYHLPDYW from the coding sequence GTGACCACACACCCCACCGCCTTCACCCTGCCCGGACCCCCCAGCCCCGCCCGGAGCGCGAGAGCGCGGCGCCACGGCGCGATCCCCGGGCTGCTGTACCGGCCCGCGGTGCCCGCCGACCCGGAGAAGGTGCAGGAGGTCGACCTGCGCGTGGAGGCCTGGGCCCGCGCCAACGACCTGTTCCCGGCGGCCTGGCAGGGCGACTTCGCCGGCTTCCAGTTCGGCCGTGCCGTCGTGCTCCAGCACCCGGGGGCCGCCGACCTGGAGCGTCTCACCGCCGCCGGCAAGCTGCTGCTCGCCGAGAACATCGTCGACTCCTGCTACTGCGAGGAGGACGAGGGCCGCGGGGGCGCGCGCAAGGGCCTCGGCGGACGACTGGTCATCGCCCAGTCGGCACTCGACCCGTACCACGGCACCCCCGCACTGGAGGAGGAGTGGCGGCAAGGTGTCCGGGCGGACGGCCCGCTGCGCTCCTACCACCTCGCGCTGCGGGACTTCGCCGTCCTGGCCACACCCAGCCAGACCGACCGGTTCGTGCATGACGTCGCCCGGCTGCACCTGGGCTACCTGGCCGAGGCCGCCTGGGCGGAGACCCGCTACGTGCCGAAGGTCTGGGAGTACCTCGTGATGCGGCAGTTCAACAACTTCCGCCCGTGCCTGTCCATCGTGGACGCCGTGGACGGCTACGAACTGCCCGAGCAGGCCTACGCCCGCCCCGAGATCCAGCGGATCACGGCCCTGGCCTGCAACGCCACGACGATCGTCAACGACCTGTACTCCTTCACCAAGGAGCTGGCCAGCGACCCGGCACACCTCAACCTGCCCCAGGTCGTCGCCGCCAACGAGCGGTGCGGGCTGAAGGCCGCCTACCTCCGGTCGGTCGAGATCCACAACACGATCATGGCGGCCTTCGAAGAGGAATCGGCCCTGCTCTCCGCCACCTCGCCCCTCGTGGAGCGCTACGCCCGGGGGCTCGCCGCCTGGGTGTCCGGCAACCACGAGTGGCACGCCACCAACAGCCACCGCTACCACCTGCCCGACTACTGGTAA